A DNA window from Carassius gibelio isolate Cgi1373 ecotype wild population from Czech Republic chromosome A8, carGib1.2-hapl.c, whole genome shotgun sequence contains the following coding sequences:
- the LOC128019060 gene encoding tissue-type plasminogen activator isoform X2, translating into MNLLLNLMLQLLTALLCAADPTVLNIRQKRGTRTYRDTCVDANSAAVRDIGATWLRWKDQKVEFCRCATRGRVRCHEIPVTKCFVSKCYNGGTCKEAVYSDDFICQCPPGFTGTQCEINTAERCSRGQGSGYRGAWSTSVSGLECINWNSSSLRGKKFTAGRPEANTLGLGNHNYCRNPDGDNKPWCYVYKKAQVSWEFCSLPTCVIDPYLECRRRSGQTYRGTKAVSRSGLKCLSWDSPAVSRKIYNAWRSDAREMGIGSHNFCRNPDGDLGPWCHVYKGSQLTWELCDIPKCSRKTPSITTLGPRAPITSNNHGSCGQRAEAPSNSLPMFRIRGGQVSDIREHPWQAAITVYLPRAKSYNFLCGGVLIDSCWILSAAHCFQERFDEKRLRVVLGRTFRLQNSSSEQIFDVEKYWIHEQYDDETYDNDIALLKLKSEFGICAIHSPEVLPACLPEPHLALPDWTECEISGYGKEEEFSPFYSERIKRGRVRLWPQERCVSEKLAGRLVTPNMLCAGDTRGLDDACKGDSGGPLVCPNNGRMTLMGLISWGDGCGKKDTPGVYTRVTNFTNWISSKMRAN; encoded by the exons acaCTTGTGTGGATGCCAATTCGGCCGCGGTCAGAGACATTGGAGCAACATGGCTGCGATGGAAGGATCAGAAAGTTGAATTCTGCCGCTGCGCCACACGGGGACGAGTACGCTGTCATGAGATACCAGTGACCA AATGTTTTGTGTCTAAGTGTTATAATGGAGGGACGTGTAAAGAAGCTGTTTACTCCGATGACTTCATCTGCCAGTGTCCTCCCGGGTTTACAGGAACACAGTGTGAAATCA ATACAGCTGAGCGATGTTCCAGGGGTCAGGGGTCAGGTTACCGTGGCGCCTGGAGCACGAGTGTGTCAGGACTGGAGTGTATTAACTGGAATTCCAGCTCACTCCGAGGGAAGAAGTTCACTGCCGGGAGACCAGAGGCAAACACACTGGGACTGGGAAATCACAACTACTGCAG GAATCCAGATGGAGACAATAAACCTTGGTGTTACGTTTATAAAAAGGCTCAGGTGTCATGGGAGTTCTGCTCTTTACCGACCTGCGTAATCG ACCCCTATCTAGAGTGCAGACGCAGATCAGGTCAGACCTACAGAGGGACAAAAGCCGTCTCACGCAGCGGATTGAAGTGTCTGTCGTGGGATTCACCCGCAGTGTCTCGAAAGATCTACAACGCTTGGAGGTCCGACGCCAGAGAGATGGGCATCGGCAGCCACAACTTCTGCAG GAACCCGGACGGTGACCTCGGCCCCTGGTGTCACGTCTATAAAGGGTCTCAGCTGACCTGGGAACTGTGTGACATCCCTAAGTGCT CGAGGAAAACTCCATCGATCACCACACTCGGACCACGAGCCCCGATAACATCCAACAATCACG GATCCTGCGGGCAGCGTGCTGAAGCTCCTTCAAACTCTCTGCCCATGTTCAGGATTCGTGGAGGACAGGTCAGTGATATCCGAGAGCATCCGTGGCAAGCCGCCATCACCGTCTATCTGCCACGCGCCAAATCATACAACTTCCTGTGTGGAGGAGTCCTCATCGATTCCTGCTGGATCCTCTCTGCCGCTCACTGCTTCcaggagag GTTTGATGAGAAGCGTCTTCGAGTGGTTCTGGGCCGAACCTTCAGGCTCCAGAACTCCAGCAGCGAGCAGATCTTTGACGTGGAGAAATACTGGATTCATGAGCAGTACGACGACGAGACGTATGACAATGACATCG CTCTGCTCAAGTTGAAGAGCGAGTTCGGTATCTGTGCCATTCACTCTCCAGAAGTTCTGCCTGCGTGTTTACCAGAACCACACCTGGCTTTACCGGACTGGACAGAGTGTGAGATCTCTGGCTACGGAAAAGAGGAAGAGT tttctcCGTTTTACTCGGAGCGAATTAAGCGCGGTCGTGTGCGCTTGTGGCCGCAGGAACGGTGTGTCTCAGAGAAACTGGCCGGCCGTCTGGTCACCCCAAACATGCTGTGCGCCGGAGACACGCGCGGCCTGGACGACGCCTGCAAG GGGGATTCCGGCGGTCCTCTGGTGTGTCCTAATAACGGCAGGATGACTCTGATGGGTTTGATCAGCTGGGGGGACGGCTGCGGGAAGAAAGACACGCCGGGCGTTTACACACGTGTCACAAACTTCACAAACTGGATCTCCAGCAAGATGAGAGCGAACTGA
- the LOC128019060 gene encoding tissue-type plasminogen activator isoform X1: MPWHIFKRNLQVNMNLLLNLMLQLLTALLCAADPTVLNIRQKRGTRTYRDTCVDANSAAVRDIGATWLRWKDQKVEFCRCATRGRVRCHEIPVTKCFVSKCYNGGTCKEAVYSDDFICQCPPGFTGTQCEINTAERCSRGQGSGYRGAWSTSVSGLECINWNSSSLRGKKFTAGRPEANTLGLGNHNYCRNPDGDNKPWCYVYKKAQVSWEFCSLPTCVIDPYLECRRRSGQTYRGTKAVSRSGLKCLSWDSPAVSRKIYNAWRSDAREMGIGSHNFCRNPDGDLGPWCHVYKGSQLTWELCDIPKCSRKTPSITTLGPRAPITSNNHGSCGQRAEAPSNSLPMFRIRGGQVSDIREHPWQAAITVYLPRAKSYNFLCGGVLIDSCWILSAAHCFQERFDEKRLRVVLGRTFRLQNSSSEQIFDVEKYWIHEQYDDETYDNDIALLKLKSEFGICAIHSPEVLPACLPEPHLALPDWTECEISGYGKEEEFSPFYSERIKRGRVRLWPQERCVSEKLAGRLVTPNMLCAGDTRGLDDACKGDSGGPLVCPNNGRMTLMGLISWGDGCGKKDTPGVYTRVTNFTNWISSKMRAN, translated from the exons acaCTTGTGTGGATGCCAATTCGGCCGCGGTCAGAGACATTGGAGCAACATGGCTGCGATGGAAGGATCAGAAAGTTGAATTCTGCCGCTGCGCCACACGGGGACGAGTACGCTGTCATGAGATACCAGTGACCA AATGTTTTGTGTCTAAGTGTTATAATGGAGGGACGTGTAAAGAAGCTGTTTACTCCGATGACTTCATCTGCCAGTGTCCTCCCGGGTTTACAGGAACACAGTGTGAAATCA ATACAGCTGAGCGATGTTCCAGGGGTCAGGGGTCAGGTTACCGTGGCGCCTGGAGCACGAGTGTGTCAGGACTGGAGTGTATTAACTGGAATTCCAGCTCACTCCGAGGGAAGAAGTTCACTGCCGGGAGACCAGAGGCAAACACACTGGGACTGGGAAATCACAACTACTGCAG GAATCCAGATGGAGACAATAAACCTTGGTGTTACGTTTATAAAAAGGCTCAGGTGTCATGGGAGTTCTGCTCTTTACCGACCTGCGTAATCG ACCCCTATCTAGAGTGCAGACGCAGATCAGGTCAGACCTACAGAGGGACAAAAGCCGTCTCACGCAGCGGATTGAAGTGTCTGTCGTGGGATTCACCCGCAGTGTCTCGAAAGATCTACAACGCTTGGAGGTCCGACGCCAGAGAGATGGGCATCGGCAGCCACAACTTCTGCAG GAACCCGGACGGTGACCTCGGCCCCTGGTGTCACGTCTATAAAGGGTCTCAGCTGACCTGGGAACTGTGTGACATCCCTAAGTGCT CGAGGAAAACTCCATCGATCACCACACTCGGACCACGAGCCCCGATAACATCCAACAATCACG GATCCTGCGGGCAGCGTGCTGAAGCTCCTTCAAACTCTCTGCCCATGTTCAGGATTCGTGGAGGACAGGTCAGTGATATCCGAGAGCATCCGTGGCAAGCCGCCATCACCGTCTATCTGCCACGCGCCAAATCATACAACTTCCTGTGTGGAGGAGTCCTCATCGATTCCTGCTGGATCCTCTCTGCCGCTCACTGCTTCcaggagag GTTTGATGAGAAGCGTCTTCGAGTGGTTCTGGGCCGAACCTTCAGGCTCCAGAACTCCAGCAGCGAGCAGATCTTTGACGTGGAGAAATACTGGATTCATGAGCAGTACGACGACGAGACGTATGACAATGACATCG CTCTGCTCAAGTTGAAGAGCGAGTTCGGTATCTGTGCCATTCACTCTCCAGAAGTTCTGCCTGCGTGTTTACCAGAACCACACCTGGCTTTACCGGACTGGACAGAGTGTGAGATCTCTGGCTACGGAAAAGAGGAAGAGT tttctcCGTTTTACTCGGAGCGAATTAAGCGCGGTCGTGTGCGCTTGTGGCCGCAGGAACGGTGTGTCTCAGAGAAACTGGCCGGCCGTCTGGTCACCCCAAACATGCTGTGCGCCGGAGACACGCGCGGCCTGGACGACGCCTGCAAG GGGGATTCCGGCGGTCCTCTGGTGTGTCCTAATAACGGCAGGATGACTCTGATGGGTTTGATCAGCTGGGGGGACGGCTGCGGGAAGAAAGACACGCCGGGCGTTTACACACGTGTCACAAACTTCACAAACTGGATCTCCAGCAAGATGAGAGCGAACTGA
- the LOC128019163 gene encoding ectonucleotide pyrophosphatase/phosphodiesterase family member 1, which produces MAPAVLLIGCLLAAISCLTTEVTGQTSYVTSTPVTTRPGVTNATTTTTTQAPLHGSCASPDLCCSGQNNSCHRLNCFCDVACLRLRDCCPDFKPTCLTVKNSTNPNNTLPLTGTCSHPTLCCSGFDYNCFRGCFCDESCKMLNDCCPDYNSTCSFNSTTTAPPFNSTTTPHHISTAAPPKALTVLEVKVKMFLPEEEHHAALLQVGTVLEKLLKENNTDIYSFKVTKIKRVSP; this is translated from the exons ATGGCTCCTGCTGTTTTACTCATCGGCTGTCTGCTCGCCGCAATCAGCTGCTTGACCACAG AAGTGACTGGTCAAACTAGTTATGTTACCTCCACCCCTGTAACCACACGACCTGGAGTGACCAATGCAACAACCACAACTACCACTCAAGCTCCTCTCC ATGGAAGTTGTGCGAGTCCTGATCTGTGCTGCTCTGGACAGAACAACAGCTGTCATCGTCTGAATTGTTTTTGTGATGTTGCTTGTCTGAGATTACGTGACTGCTGCCCTGATTTCAAACCCACCTGTCTCACAG TAAAAAACAGCACAAACCCAAACAACACTTTGCCACTAACAG GAACATGTTCGCATCCGACTCTGTGCTGCAGTGGCTTTGACTACAACTGTTTCAGAGGATGTTTCTGTGACGAGTCCTGCAAAATGCTCAACGACTGCTGTCCCGACTACAACAGCACCTGCA GTTTCAATAGCACAACTACAGCTCCACCCTTCAACTCCACTACAACTCCCCATCATATCTCCACTGCAGCTCCACCCAAAG CACTCACTGTTCTGGAGGTGAAGGTGAAGATGTTTTTGCCTGAAGAAGAGCATCACGCTGCACTGCTTCAG GTTGGCACTGTGCTGGAGAAGTTGTTAAAAGAGAATAATACTGACATCTACTCTTTCAAAGTTACGAAAATTAAACGGGTATCTCCATAG